The genomic segment TTTCCACCCTGCATACTAATGATGCTCCCTCCTCAATTAATCGTCTGGTCGATATGGGGGTGCCCAACTATCTGGTGGCTTCCGCGACCCGCCTTATCATGGCTCAAAGAATGGTGCGCAAGGTCTGTGCCACTTGCCGGGAAGAACATCACCTTACCGACGAACAGATTGCCGCTCTTAATGTGCCGGAATTTCTCAGTAAGGACCTGAAAGCATTTAAGGGCAGAGGGTGCAACGAATGCGGCAATACCGGTCAATCGGGCAGAACCGGCATTTACGAAGTCATGCCGGTCACGCCGGCTATCGAGCAGATGATTCTCTCTTCGGCCACGGATACCGAAATCCGGGAGCAGGCCATAAAGGAGGGGATGCTGACCCTGCGGATGGCGGCGGTGGAAAAGATGAAAACCGGCATAATTTCGGTCGAGGAAGTGTTTGCCATTACCTCCTGACAACCTCTCTTTTCCTCTGGCTTCACTTTAATCAAATTCCTTAGCAATCATCGGGTTAAATAGGCCTTTAGGGCGATTTGCTTGTCAAGAATCATCCAAAATTACCGATATAAGAGTAAGATGAAATATCTAACAAGCCTCAGCTGAGCATTCAGGAGTTTCTATGTTAACATTGCGCCAGCTTCTCGAAGATATGGTCAAGATGGATGCTTCCGACTTACACCTGACTGTCGGTTCGCCTCCGGTGATCCGTGTTGATGGGAAATTGGTCCGACTGACTTATGAAACTCTGGCTCCCGAAATGACCAAGAAACTGGCTTACTCCATCATGAATGAGAAGCAGAGGCTTAAATTTGAGACCAACTCGGAACTTGACCTATCCTTCGGCATAGAGAATCTGAGCCGTTTCCGGTGCAATGTTTTCATGCAGCGGGGAAATGTGGCGGTGGCATTGCGCAAGATACCTTACCGGGTTCAGACTTTCGAAGAACTCGGTTTGCCCAAAGCCGTCGCGGAATTCGCCAAACTCCCTCGCGGTCTGGTACTGGTCACCGGGCCGACCGGTTCCGGAAAGTCAACCTCGCTCGCGGCCGTTATTGATAAGATCAATAGGGAGCGGCAATGCCATATCATCACCGTTGAAGACCCGATTGAATATCTGCATCGGCATCAATCCTCCATTGTCAATCAGAGGGAGGTTTACAGCGATACCAATTCATTTGCCGCGGCTCTGAAATATGCGCTGCGTGAGGACCCCGATGTTGTTCTGGTCGGAGAAATGCGGGATTTGGAAACCATCGAGGCCGCTCTGAATATCTCGGAAACCGGCCATCTGGCCTTTGCCACATTGCATACCAACTCCACGGCGGAATCGATCAACCGAATTATTGATGCCTTTCCCAGCAACCAGCAGGAACAGGTGCGCACTTCGCTCTCCTTCTCGCTCCAGGCGGTTGTCTCACAATGTCTCGTTCCCATGATAGGGGGCGGGCGCGTTCTGGCGCTGGAAATAATGGTCTGCACTCCCGCCATTCGGGCGCTTATCCGTGATGATAAAGTCCATCAGATATACAGTATGATCCAATCCGGTCAGAAGTACGGCATGAAAACCATGAATCAGTCTCTGGCCGAGAATTATAATTCCGGGAAAATCACTATCGGCGACGCCATGAGTTTCAGCTCGAATATGCAGGAATTGAATGAGATGTTATCCCGGGGCAAAACGCCGGTGATGGCTTAGCCCTCGGCCGGGAAAGGGAATAGATTATGCCAGTATTTGAATACAAAGGAAAAACTCTTGCCGGTGCGGCCGTACAAGGGGAATTGTCGGCCGGAAGCCGCGAGGAACTGGAGCGGGCCCTGCGCCAGAATCGAATTCTTGTCGCGAGCATTCGCAAAAAACCGGCGGAACTGAAAATCAAGCTCGGGTCCGGCATCAAGAAAATCGACATTTCGCGTTTCACACGGCAGTTTGCCACCATGATCGGAGCCGGATTGCCGATGGTGCAGTGCCTGGAAATTCTAAGTACCCAGATGGAAAGTAAAGAACTCTGCCGGATTATTAACGAAGTCAAAGAGTCGGTTCAGGGCGGTTCCACTCTTTCAGAAGCACTCGCCCGCCATCCCAAGGTTTTCGACCATCTGTATACCAACATGGTGG from the Candidatus Zixiibacteriota bacterium genome contains:
- a CDS encoding type IV pilus twitching motility protein PilT; the protein is MLTLRQLLEDMVKMDASDLHLTVGSPPVIRVDGKLVRLTYETLAPEMTKKLAYSIMNEKQRLKFETNSELDLSFGIENLSRFRCNVFMQRGNVAVALRKIPYRVQTFEELGLPKAVAEFAKLPRGLVLVTGPTGSGKSTSLAAVIDKINRERQCHIITVEDPIEYLHRHQSSIVNQREVYSDTNSFAAALKYALREDPDVVLVGEMRDLETIEAALNISETGHLAFATLHTNSTAESINRIIDAFPSNQQEQVRTSLSFSLQAVVSQCLVPMIGGGRVLALEIMVCTPAIRALIRDDKVHQIYSMIQSGQKYGMKTMNQSLAENYNSGKITIGDAMSFSSNMQELNEMLSRGKTPVMA
- a CDS encoding type II secretion system F family protein yields the protein MPVFEYKGKTLAGAAVQGELSAGSREELERALRQNRILVASIRKKPAELKIKLGSGIKKIDISRFTRQFATMIGAGLPMVQCLEILSTQMESKELCRIINEVKESVQGGSTLSEALARHPKVFDHLYTNMVEAGEMGGALDTILVRLAVYREKADTLIRKVKGAMVYPTVICVVAVVVTIAMLTFIVPTFAKMFGGLGAELPKPTLVVLTISNFLQNY